The DNA segment TTCTCCGTCAATGGACTAAGAGTATCATTTAGTATTAGAGTAGAAAGAGGTTTTTTATCACCAAGTAATTCCTGATAATTACGGACAACTTTTTCTGAATAATTAAAAACTTCAATTCTTGTCTGTTCCAACAAATCCTCATCACGCGTTAGTTTTTTACTAAACATCTTTCGCTTGCTATAATTGATCCCAATGGAAAAATAAAAAATTATTCCAAAAATCGGTGCAATCAAGACTAGAAGCAAGTATGCGATTGTTTTAGTGTTATTTTGAGTATCGTAAATGATTCTCATACAAACTAATAGTAGAATAATTATGTAAATTATTTGAAGGACCAGAATCCATTCCATAGCTTAAAATTTATACTTCGTGAAGTTACTATACAGCGAGCAAAAATGAATGATTTATTTATAAAAATAAGTAAATTGCTCTCTCGATTGAATTGTATCTTTGTAAATAGCATAAAAAATTATAAGATGAAAACTAGAATAGGAATATTAGGTCTTGGTGGAGTTGGCGGTTACTTCGGTGGACTTTTAGCGAAAGCGTATAAAGACTCAGATAAAATAGAAATTATTTTTATCGCTCGTGGTGAGACCATGGAGAATATCAAAAAATCTGGCTTAGTAATCGAAACTGACAAAGATACTTTTACTGCTTTTCCAAGCGTTGTTACGGATAATCCCAAGGAAATTGGTCGATTGGATTATCTAATTTGCGCTACCAAAACATACGATATCGAGGAATCTCTGTCACCTTTACAGAAATGTATCAATGAGGATACCATGATTTTGCCACTCTATAATGGTGTTGATGCTGGCGAAAGAATTGCAGATATTTTCAAGGATAGCGAAGTCTTGATGGGTTGCGTATATATAGTTGCGTTCATTGAATCTAAAGGAAAAATAAAGAAAGTTGGCCCTAATGAGCAGCTATTTTTTGGCTCCGATGTTGCTTCGTGGAAGAAGATGCAGAAGCTTGAAAAGATTCTAAAAGATGCCGAAATTCACGCGTTTCTTACCGACGAAATTGACAATACCATTTGGATGAAGTTCATTTTCATTTCTGCCTTGGCTTCAACAACGAGCTTTCTGAACAAAAACATTGGCGAAATACTGACTTCTGATGATCATAAACAGTTTTTTG comes from the Flavobacterium ardleyense genome and includes:
- a CDS encoding ketopantoate reductase family protein — encoded protein: MKTRIGILGLGGVGGYFGGLLAKAYKDSDKIEIIFIARGETMENIKKSGLVIETDKDTFTAFPSVVTDNPKEIGRLDYLICATKTYDIEESLSPLQKCINEDTMILPLYNGVDAGERIADIFKDSEVLMGCVYIVAFIESKGKIKKVGPNEQLFFGSDVASWKKMQKLEKILKDAEIHAFLTDEIDNTIWMKFIFISALASTTSFLNKNIGEILTSDDHKQFFVDLVEEVAMIAAVKGIDVPLDIAEKMLAKLAKSPQDNTSSMHRDYLKGNQTEYKSLVQKVVEEGENYEVETPNYRKVIEKINK